The segment ttattttttttatttgtttatttgtcagggacaatgcagcgcacattattacattcataattgtaataggcagagccataacaaaatgtgtagaTGTGTTGCATGAAAGGTTTCTAGCCTATAGGCTAATTTGCAACCTCAGTCCCCTGTCAGGGGACtacattttataaaatacattttcctaaaacgtagctcacattgcacaatcatatataaaatacattataaaagacaaccattaacattttacacaatcctaacaacattacacaaaacaacacctcacatccaacataatcataatgactcaatgttcacatatttgattttctttcagccaatgtttcacctttctattaaatgttttcaggtcagtttctatttttatttccgtttttAACTCATTCCAAAGACGGATCCCTATCACTGAGAAACTTGACTGTCCAAAAGTGGTTTTGCGCCCCTCTGCTATACAGTTGCCACCCGCTGCTCTCCTAGTATTAACTctctgtgtatttatttttgtcacaaaaggACAGAGTACGGCTGGAGCTATattgtttgtgcatttaaaaatcatcttaagaaaagaaaacttaataaaactATCAAAATCTAAAAGCTTATATTTCTGTACAATCAAACAGTAATGCCACCTAGTTGGTTTCTGATCCATAATTTTAGTGATAAAATAGGTTTAACTGTTGTCTGGGAGGCTTGGCCCCATACAGTAACACAATAAGATAAATGAGAAAGTATCATGGCATGCAAGAACAGCAAAGCTGCTTTAACAGGTATATGCTGCCTTATCATGTTGAATTGCTAGACTAaacatttttcagtgaaattctgtttttaaaatggttGGATCTTTTATATTGATTGATTTGATTACTTCCTGTCCACCAGACACCATAAGAAGGCGGTGAGGAGTGTGGCCTATCACAGAGGTTACCCACTGTTTGCCTCCGCATCCGACGACGGATCAGTGATCGTCTGTCACGGCACCGTTTACAAGTAATGACCGCACTCATTTCACGTCACCACGCGTGTTTTTACGAAGGACGGCGTTACAAGTCTGCTTCTCCCTTCCAGCGACCTCCTGCAGAATCCGCTGATCGTTCCAGTCAAAGTTCTCAGAGGTCACGCCATCACTCATGACCTCGGCGTCCTGGACGTGACCTTTCACCCCACGCAGCCCTGGGTGTTCTCGTCCGGCGCCGACGCCACCATCAGACTCTTCACCTGAGAAGCCGCTCAACTCTCTgacaccctctgtgtgtgtgtgtgttacacaGGATAACACAGGATGTTATTTCCTttagtttttatctgtttgtactcaataaaatgcaacattctTACTGTCCTTGTTCTGTTGCGTATTATTCtgcaggaagagaaaaaaaaattaactgtttttaaCCGCCAGTCCCATCTGCAGTGCTGTTCACTTAAGTGACTGATAACTTGGGAATTTTGCACCATTTTTGTTCAAATTAGCTGTTCAATTCTGGATctttaagaaaattattttattttcattgaatAATAGCTGTAAACAGAATGGTACCATATCTTTTTGGGATATTAAAGAGATAATTAGAGAAAGAATTAGTAGTTCATTCTTAATTCTCTTTAGGGGAgtggtgacctagtggttagagcacagagcttcggtcctagaggttctgagttcaattCCCACacgctgccattctgggtccctgagcaagacccttaacccccaattgctccctgggcgccgcacatggcagcccactgctccccaaggggggatgggttaagatgcagaagtgaatttctccattgtgagatcaacaaatttcaatatatatttatataacatatttaaaaagtacCTAATCTAAACAGCAGGTCAGAATTTAAACAGATTTAGAAAGCTTTAGCagtctggtggttctggtttTATGTTGTATATGTCGACTAAAggcaactttaaaaaatatatgataaCCTGAGAAGTCTGACAATGTGGAGAACCCTCTATATAATATACACTCACTGCTACTGATTTTAGCTACTAATCATAAACAGTCACACAGCAACAACTTGATGCATTTAGGCATTTAGACATGGTGAAGACAACTTCCACTTCAGCTTCAGAATGGAGAAGAGCGGGGATTTAAGGGATGTTGAATCTGTGATTGATGTTGGAAAAACATGGGATCTTCAGAGTATTTAAAGAAATTGCTGATtaactgggattttcacgcttAACCATCTCAGGTTGACAGAGAATCCCCCAGAGAGGGGAAAACACCCACTGAGCGACGGGTAGATTTGAAGATGTCTTGTAGATGTTCAGGAGGATGGGCAGACTGGTTTGAAAGTAACTTGCTACAACAGATTTATATGCCCTATATCTCtgaacattaatgaacaatcaGATGGGCTACTGGCTAGATGACAACAATGTAGGCCATTCCTGTTGGCTAGCAGTGAGGGACCAAGGCTACCAATCATACCAAACTAGAAAACAGCAAACGGGTTTAAgttggaggcaaccagactttttcTCAGTTCTTTCCAAAATAAGTTTCGACaactatccaggagtctttgtcaattcttgTGGCTTGCAATTGAGAAACCTGCAGtcggagcgctgctgtttttaaaggacagcaaaaacagcagcgctccaactgcaggttgctcaagagcgagccaccagaattgacaaagactcctggatagttgtcgaaatgttttcagaaagaactgagcaaaagtccgactgcctcagatttaagcctgtgtgctgttgtgatgacccgaataactgagaatttgtacAGGCAAACTGGAAAACTTTTCTTCCTCTGTCTTGGTTTCTACTCCAGCATTCAGATGGAAGAGTCAGAATTTGgcgtaaacaaaataaaagcaggaatGCAATCCTTTCTTGTATCGGGTGGTTCAGACTGACATTGGCGATATAAAGGCTAGAAGAGTATTTTCGTGTGATCACCTGAGCATTATTTAaatgccacagcctacctgactGTTTCTTCTGACCAATGACTTCACTGCCCACATTCTAATGGCCATTTCCAACTTAGGTTATAATTCATAATGTTATATTAAAATACTCTTAAACTTCTACAGACAGAAGATCTACATCTAGAGTTGTACTtccttccatgtttttttttttttattgatgtcaCTATGGTTGTTGTTAGAGACTTTTAAgttcaaagctgttttttttcttttccagcgTGTTTCCGGCGGACCTTTTCTGGTGTGACACCAGATCATGACGGCAGTAGAGAGAATAACACCGAGCCGCGAAAATTGTGTTTACACCAGCTGTTACTGGTAAATACGATTAAAATCACAGCTAGAGCTTTAACAGCGTTCTCCTACATACTGATGCAGCTTATTGTGCCGTAGGATCCCATCCTGCGAGGTTTTGGTACATAAATATAAATTAGTACAGGAACGAATCCAAGTGGcaactataaataaataaaactggtatAATTCACTTTAgtaatgcaatgttttttttattccagccTAATGAATTGGTATTTTCTTTATAGTAGTGATTTAATTTCGCCACCTTGTACAGCTTTACTCTTTACTGTAAACCTAATTTGAAAAAGTGTTGGACTGCTGTCCTGTAGGAGTCATCGGTTGACTTTAGTTGcattttttcctgctgtttctGAGCCTTGCCCTCTGTTCTTGTTTCGCAGTGAAGAAAATGTGTGGAAGCTGTGTGAGTTTGTTAAAGCTGAGAGGACTGCTCCACTGGAACAGCTCTTTGTGGTTTTTGTCTCCAATGACAAACGGATGGTGAGAAGCATGGGGACATTACGTCAATGAATATCTGGAACAGAAACCTCAGACCACTAATGATGATGACGGCTGTAGATTCCTATAAAGCCAGTTTGTCAGAGGCTTATTCACcaacatatctttttttttgtccacttaTTCAGTCTTGTAACAGCATGGACAATTACATTTATGTTGATTTCTCAAGATTATGTGAAGACCTTCTTTAGGTATATTTCAACCCATATTTCATAATTTGCTAGTTATAGCTGCCTCTCTACCAGCCATATCAGCAAGCTCTGGACATCTAGAGACtgaggctccatccgaataccgtTCATAATAGCTCCTAGCTTCTGTTCCTTGACTTTTCACAGGGTCagcagtaagaactctatcttgggcaggaaaggagcttcagactgctgtgccgatttcggacagcctttaactctgacgtcagtACGTGACGGAAACgggtcaaatccgggcctacagccttctgaaaatgaacttaCAAAGTGCtcgctctcttctcttcagcctTTTTCGTTGATTTCCTTGAAGGGGTCTATGTTTAAatgtcatgtcatgcaaaggattgtgggattccttatagctccttagtgcCGGTAAGAAACGTCTCAAGGTTCCTATGCGAAATTCTGTCCCGCGATTATTCTTTGGGTTTTACCACTAGTgagacttagttttcatttttaattggttttattgtttcttttaagtgttttcatgcattatctttttatttatttatttttaattgatgcgttttagcttgtagcaatgtacagcactttgtttcagctgtgggctgtttttaagctgtttttagatttagatttagattagattcaactttattgtcattacacaggtacaggtacaaggcaacgaaatgcagtttaggtctaaccagaagtgcaatagcaggtggatattactgtgaatagagttttacagatatgtacaatagcataatatacagatgattattattatttataaataatgatAGTATGGTATGGTGGAAATTAGCAGCAGGAGGAAGcgtacaggctccttttcctgcctccttccttacttactgactgcactattcggacagcacttatcatggcgaccacttacgcacttccactttggctaaagagtccttgctcaataagggtattcggatggaacCTAAACCTCTTGCCCATTGTTTGCAAAAATACCTCCACCTCTATCACATTCTTATTGTAGttcagatctggactttgactgtgcCATTGTATCTTCAGCTGAATGTTTGGGATGGTCGTCCAGGTGAAAGGTGAAGCTCCACCCCAGGCTCAAATGTTTTTCAGCCTTTAACTGATTTTCTTCCTGAATTGGAagaacatccccacagcatgatgctgccaccaccatgtatcAGCGTGCAAATgttgtgttcagagtgatgtaCTCTGTAGCTTTTCCACatcaaaaagcatttttatgtGTATAATCTTCTATTTTAGTCTTAGTTCCACGTTTGCTCTGGTTCCCCTGCATAACTTGCAGCAAGCTGTGAGTTCTCTTAGGGCTTTTGTTCAATAGTTACCTTCCACTTACAACTCTAACATAAAGCTCAGATTTGTAGCGTACATGACTGATACAACTGCGTTGTCCACAGATTCTTACACCGAAGCTGTTTGCAGCTcaaccagcttttttttttccatagctGATGATGTTCTCTGTTCTCCTTCAGATTCCTCTATGGAAACAGAAATCCGGACATGGCAACGAGCCTGTGCTCTGGGTCTGTGGCTTTCACGCATTTTCATCCTTGAATGTTTTGTTATGACTTTGTTAACGGTGctgctacattttttttttttcaggactaCCATGTGATCCTGCTTCAGGTGCGTCCTCAGTCGGAGTCCCTGGTTTACGATCTGGACTCTGAACTGTCGTTTCCCTGCAGCCTGAGGCTTTACGGAGCCATGGCCTTCCGCTCGGACCGCCACATCAGACCGGAGTACCACAGGTAATGCTTCAGAGAGATGAAGGTAACGACTCTGAAGACATCAAGGTGATGGGTACTCGTGTCTGTGACAGGAAGCTGCGTGTAATTCCTGCCGAAAGCTTCATGTTGAAGTTTGCGTCTGATCGATCTCACATGAAGAACCCCGATGGAACCTGGAAGATGCCTCCTCCTCCATACCCGGCCTTACAGACTGCAGGTAGGATGACTTCCTTCTGCGTTAGAGCGTTCTGATGATTAATCCAACACAAACTATGGCTGATGTTGTCATGTTATGATGCGTCTCCTCCACAGAGTGTCAGATGAACCTGGACGATTTCATCAGTATGAACCCTGCTGTTGGCTGGGGTACCGTCTACAGTCTGGATCAGTTCCTGCACACATACACCGGAAATCCCTCCACAACATTAATTTGCTCGTCTTTATCCTGATCTTCAACAAAAGCTGTGGTTTTAGGATGTTGTTGCTGGTTTAGATGGTTAATGGTTAAGAGAGGGTTTTGTTGCAGTTTCCTCATCTGATCTTCTGCAGAGACCGTCCATTCAACAGTGTCACATCTTTGAGCTGTGGATCTTAAAGATTATACCTCATTTACTgggcaataaaaacattttttttgtcatgtttgtaCGTGTTTACATTAATGTTAGAACCCAAGGATAACACGATCCAACTGTTCACACTAGGGACAGATattaattcaataacaatatatattgatcaatagATGTGTGGTGCGATAGAAAAAattgtcaataaaaagtttaatagaagaacagttttccttttgcattctgcCTTATcttgtaggttaatactacagtcattacaacCTCCCAatcattcacaaacacagatTTGGGAACGATCTGTCCCTTTAAAAgcgttcagagagcatgtgttcaaccctttattcaacaaacTGTTCAccaaaagttattaaaaaaagaaaaaaaacaacacatgctctctgaactcttagAAGGGGGCGGaacttggtgacggagcgttacTGGGTCTGCGTTTTTGATTGGTTGGAAAGATGTAATGACTGtcgtattaacctacatgataggctagaatgcacaAGTAAGGAAAACTATTCTATTGAATTTTTTACTTAcccttttttcctatcgcgccacacgtctatcgatcgatatatattgttattgaattatcgtccagccctatgtatGAACAATAGGCAAACTAATCTACATTTTCAGACAAGAACAACTAAAGGGGTTTCCTGAAGGTT is part of the Fundulus heteroclitus isolate FHET01 chromosome 13, MU-UCD_Fhet_4.1, whole genome shotgun sequence genome and harbors:
- the wdyhv1 gene encoding protein N-terminal glutamine amidohydrolase, with amino-acid sequence MTAVERITPSRENCVYTSCYCEENVWKLCEFVKAERTAPLEQLFVVFVSNDKRMIPLWKQKSGHGNEPVLWDYHVILLQVRPQSESLVYDLDSELSFPCSLRLYGAMAFRSDRHIRPEYHRKLRVIPAESFMLKFASDRSHMKNPDGTWKMPPPPYPALQTAECQMNLDDFISMNPAVGWGTVYSLDQFLHTYTGNPSTTLICSSLS